The genomic DNA GCTCGGGCAGAGCACGGTCAAACTGATGATCCCGGATCGGAGAGTGGCCGGTGTGCTTTCCAAGCATCAGGCAAGCGCGGGTCGGCACACAGACGGGTGAGCTGGCGTAGTGCTGCGTCCACTTCTGCCCCTCGGCTGCGAGCGTTTCCAAGTTTGGCGTAGAGAAGCGCTTCTGTCCAAAGGGCGAGATGTCGCCGTAGCCAAGGTCGTCGCAGAGGACGAAGATAATATTGGGCCGCTGGGGCTTAGCGGGCTGTGCAAGTGCAGGGAGTGAGAGAGCTACGAGCACAAGCACACTCAAAAGTCGTCTCATAGAGTGCTTACTTTCACGTCCATGACCGTTCCTAAGAGCGGGTTGGGGGACGTGTAGTCCCCCACTGCCGTCTTGTCATCGCGGCCAATACTCAGGCCATCGCGCCCCTTAGCCTTGGCGTTCCTCAAGATCGGCTGGAGGTCGCTGCCCTGCATACTTTTCGGGATCGGGACGCCCGCCATCGCCAGAATGGTCGGAGCCAGATCTATATTGAGGGCCATCTGTGAGCGGCGACCATGCGTCGACCTTGGCAGGCGCGGGTCGCGGATAATGAGCGGAACATGGATCGACTCCTCGTACATCAGACACTTCCCATCGAAGCCATGGGCACCGTCCATCGTGCCATTGTCGGACATATGGATGCGGTAGCCTGCTTTTCGCAGGAGTGCGGGGAAGGTCTGCTGCCACTGCGCCGCCGAGAGTGGGGTCTTAAAGTCCTCAACTCCCTGGCGGCCCATGTGCTGGCCGGTGTAGAGGCTCGCGCGGCTACAGCAGCAGATCGCGGTGGTGACAAAGGCCTTATCAAAGAGCACGCCCTCGGCGGCGAGCTGGTCGACATGGGGGCTTTTTAGGACAGAGTTACTGGTACAGCTCAGGCCATTGTAAGGCTGGTCATCGGTGAGAAAGAGGACGAAGTTAGGTTTTGTTTGCATTATTTTTTGGTTGCTAATGTGGCACCTAACCACGTCCGCAGTGCCACTCGGGCGGGTGTCTCGCGCAGAACCCAGGCATCGTTGTGATTCCGAAACGGCACCCCCTGGAAGGTGAAGGGGGCGTGAACGCCACTAGCGGCGATGTACGCGCGGGTAGCCTCAGTGCTTCCGTCACAGATAAACGAGGGGCGCCCTTTTAGCCGCTTCAGACGGGTCACGGCAGAGGCCACATCGGAGTGGGGGTAGGGCCAGCTTTTCACCCCATCGTAGTGGCTGTAGGCGATAAACGCTCGCCAGAGGCTGGCGGTCTCGTCGTTGTGCAGGCCTAGATAACCACACGCAATGGCACCTCGGGAGAACCCGGCGAGGATCACAGCAGAGGAATCCCCCCCGTATTGATCACAGACCATGCGGATGGCTGCCTTGCAGTACTCCAGAGTGGCGCTGATGTCGCCCCACCACTGGGTACAGATACGAGTACGTCCCACATCGATATAGGGCAGGCAGAGCCAGAGAAAGCCCTGACCTGCGGAAGCTCCGTAGCCCAGCCTACTCCCCTCAGGGACACCGTGGGAAACGTCCCCATAGCGGTTGGAGTACCCTCCATTGCCTGCATACTCGACAATCACCGGGTACTTTTTTCCGGGTTTCCAGTCCGTCGGGAGGTAGAGCACATGGTAGACCTGCGTCCCAGCATATTCCGGCAGAGAGTGCCGCACGCGCCTCCCTGCCTTGGGCTGCTCCTCGGTGAGTGCAGGCAGGGTTAGATCCGCTGGAACAGTGCTAAGATCGGGGAGCTCTTGGCCAATCATGGGGACACA from Armatimonas rosea includes the following:
- a CDS encoding sulfatase-like hydrolase/transferase, producing the protein MQTKPNFVLFLTDDQPYNGLSCTSNSVLKSPHVDQLAAEGVLFDKAFVTTAICCCSRASLYTGQHMGRQGVEDFKTPLSAAQWQQTFPALLRKAGYRIHMSDNGTMDGAHGFDGKCLMYEESIHVPLIIRDPRLPRSTHGRRSQMALNIDLAPTILAMAGVPIPKSMQGSDLQPILRNAKAKGRDGLSIGRDDKTAVGDYTSPNPLLGTVMDVKVSTL